In Cicer arietinum cultivar CDC Frontier isolate Library 1 chromosome 7, Cicar.CDCFrontier_v2.0, whole genome shotgun sequence, a single window of DNA contains:
- the LOC101499120 gene encoding vacuolar protein sorting-associated protein 2 homolog 1-like, translating to MSFLFGSRKTPAELLRENKRMLDKSIREIERERQGLQSQEKKLIAEIKKSAKQGQMGAVRVMAKDLIRTRHQIEKFYKLKSQLQGVSLRIQTLKSTQAMGEAMKGVTKAMGQMNRQMNLPSLQKIMQEFERQNEKMELVSEVMGDAIDDALEGDEEEEETEELVNQVLDEIGIDINSELLNAPASTSVAAPATKNRVAQAEPTGNDDGGIDDDLQARLDNLRKM from the exons ATGAGTTTTCTGTTCGGCAGTAGAAAGACTCCAGCAG AGCTTTTGAGGGAAAATAAAAGGATGCTAGACAAGTCTATTAGAGAAATTGAAAGAGAAAGACAAGGCTTGCAGTCTCAAGAGAAGAAGTTGATTGCTGAGATTAAGAAGAGTGCCAAACAAGGACAAATG GGTGCTGTGAGGGTTATGGCTAAGGATCTTATCAGAACTCGCCACCAGATTGAAAAGTTTTACAAGCTTAAATCTCAACTTCAGGGTGTTTCTTTGAGAATTCAG ACGCTTAAATCTACTCAAGCGATGGGGGAGGCTATGAAAGGAGTTACTAAAGCAATGGGTCAAATGAATAGGCAAATGAATTTGCCTTCTTTGCAAAAGATAATGCAAGAGTTTGAAAGGCAGAATGAGAAGATGGAATTGGTATCTGAGGTGATGGGAGATGCAATTGACGATGCTTTAGAAGGCGATGAAGAAGAGGAAGAGACAGAAGAGCTCGTGAATCAAGTTCTCGATGAGATCGGAATCGATATCAACTCTGAG CTTTTGAATGCACCTGCATCAACCTCAGTCGCTGCACCCGCAACAAAGAACAGGGTTGCTCAGGCTGAACCAACGGGAAATGATGATGGTGGAATAGACGATGATCTACAGGCGAGGTTAGATAACCTGAGGAAAATGTGA
- the LOC101491933 gene encoding RING-H2 finger protein ATL79-like produces the protein MYILPGILIIGALVIALALFSITMLGWCKFINHATTLPTTGISYDDKLSACMSLESHSITFMYKEADHAAQGIMNQTECVICLTVFQEDESVRKLHTCKHVFHTSCIDKWLGSRSGCPLCRSQIDRVTSPNVTLANEQIIVDMDKNWKYKGTIMKHQHLNHVDTPVVQQSTAAVPSGS, from the exons ATGTATATCCTCCCTGGGATTCTAATCATTGGAGCATTAGTAATTGCTTTAGCATTATTCAGTATCACAATGCTAGGATGGTGCAAGTTTATAAATCATGCAACAACACTTCCAACAACAGGCATATCTTATGATGACAAATTATCTGCTTGCATGAGTTTAGAGTCacattcaatcacattcatgtaCAAGGAAGCTGACCATGCTGCACAAGGCATAATGAACCAGACTGAATGTGTTATCTGCTTAACAGTCTTTCAAGAAGACGAAAGTGTTCGGAAGCTTCATACGTGCAAGCACGTGTTTCATACATCTTGCATCGATAAATGGCTCGGCTCTCGTTCTGGATGTCCATTGTGTCGCTCTCAAATTGACCGAGTAACTTCGCCAAATGTGACATTGGCAAATGAGCAGATTATTGTGGATATGG ataaaaattggAAGTACAAAGGCACCATTATGAAACACCAACATCTCAACCATGTTGACACCCCAGTGGTTCAACAATCAACTGCAGCAGTCCCTTCTGGATCATAG